One bacterium genomic window, GCTTCGTAAGCCTCCATACATTTTACACAGATGGTTCGCATAAGCCTTTGAGCAACCCCTGCTCTCTCCTTATCCCTTATCTCACCCACCAAGATAATATCCGGGTCTTGACGCAAGAAAGACCTTAAACCAGAAGCAAAATCTAAACCAATTTCTGGTTTGACTTGTTGTTGGTTCACTCCGGTCATAATATACTCTACCGGGTTTTCCACAGTCATTATATTCTTCCTTTCTGAACGAATAGCCGCCAATGTGGAGTAAAGGGTGGTTGTCTTTCCACTCCCTGTAGGTCCGCTGATTAAGATAAATCCCTGGGGCTTACAGATATAATTGCGATAAATTGCAAGGGTTTCTGGATCAAAGAGGAGATTAAGATCCAGGCATAGACCCCTAGGGTCTAAAATTCTCATCACTATCTTCTCTCCAAAGACAGTCGGGGTTACTGAAATACGCAGGTCTAC contains:
- a CDS encoding ATPase, T2SS/T4P/T4SS family, with product MSGMDITERRLPQDGRAKVKIGGYEVDLRISVTPTVFGEKIVMRILDPRGLCLDLNLLFDPETLAIYRNYICKPQGFILISGPTGSGKTTTLYSTLAAIRSERKNIMTVENPVEYIMTGVNQQQVKPEIGLDFASGLRSFLRQDPDIILVGEIRDKERAGVAQRLMRTICVKCMEAYEA